Proteins found in one Xyrauchen texanus isolate HMW12.3.18 chromosome 30, RBS_HiC_50CHRs, whole genome shotgun sequence genomic segment:
- the LOC127623577 gene encoding desmoplakin-like isoform X1 translates to MYDSQRGLNSAGRRTGSPSDVNAPAYQYARSEVVQRGKNGYVQEFVETGQRRNFARQSMSPGQVSNTSAMKQRISFLQSQCQENLDKTAYILQNGNDQHAFADAERYLASATDANEQLRSFASQQNMPSETIMRSVNIFTDQIRDLSVALSSLPQQKWTNRTVRHRVAREEPNRYFTEAMGWITQQKRMLETSSWGEDISTIQQQIVNHITIEGSLQRSEVVDRARAELMHSRDQNIDINRSNLNKLEQEWESLQKAVYQRGIQLQELRTIIEEISNQIMWVNDREEEELMFDWGDKNIDVYIPKKEESFSKLMRELERKEMDMNVLKGKVDTVLKNTHPASDKIQAYMDTLQTQWSWLLQITKCINVHLKENAKYSQFFKETTDMNSKLKKEHDNIRKNFSCDKSTPLHKLLELLQGLERERERLAEQREMVQQLVIKSKNIIRLKLRNPEEKINSQSPVLVRALCDFRQDEKVIRKEDEGILKDNTERTTWQVRGPGGMDMQVPSVCLLVPPPNPLAISLAQKNSQYYDAILSVWNQLYINIKSMISWQYCLLDINRINSLTINMLAKMGPDESMNIIKSLEMHFQEFKKHAQGSEMFGAEDEKIIESQFSGAQQHYGKLADQLPAFTVSGEGSEYSAAVSVKLLNELYALRLKLDGAESSLISILYIPIGENAPEECSRHIINTQVFQKDVGSLKGEFLKLRGSVQAELKDATNTDKAKYLSSQLDFINQGLINMENYTETHLQRLNSLKSLLKTVHRVEDVVKVYEARLTEKETTSLDPEEIRKYQDVLRTMCSDLEQKQDVLNSLLAELSTLLQFNKQVDQGRYKSIINLSQYAEHVNQLSDRWKRIQTQIKSRLDDLDVYLPQLQQYLSSSSSLSGWIEETQRHIDAQHMTKIDDIKVNTQLVNQQKALNSDIKAKRELLETVQTDGESCIKSIKNYELELASYGAGLETLLNIPIKRLILQSPSSAISEEVSSLNAHYLELLTRSSDYYKHLVASLKNVEELNFSNTRIEVLKEDLQELRDTIKDNNVTNASLQEALLKCQQELSDSQQQLLSLEEVKRSQTFKCMVMQESLDSSENRLQELMEQIRHLKNQLEDMERKKKIVEERCIFLQDEYDETMRKKLKEMEQASWAKLELEKTVSDRTREVERLRRELEDEARRVKEAQVEMAKVRQEHSIEIQEVKQTYESQILITQTSMERLSQQQESDSATMNLEYERLEGESRELKEQLKRLRLSLIQEEALRKNLEGEVKRLSGVGTEEAQKRCELEAQLQLMLSQKQEADNKWKEVQGSSNRMLQEKSIEINHLTCCLEEERRMKRASEAETRRLEGELADLKAKNETLNEELMQLHSSHCELSLIRVELEAHALEKSRSEQTIARQQSLIQERQEEVKRLESELVKQRRVSEEEAGKRRRAEMELEKSSQAMREYTSTITTLRKSQEETSLETKQVDKEFKQLQDTLDRTLKEHKASSQSLAALKAEVNTLRLQLTQEQGHVQDANKRYEALHRSMEEKTIALNTNTAETERLQRLNETLTKERLRLEEELRAVRLQREELLNGKKNEDREMTEQITALQKQLDVSQRAGAEHDRLIRQLSREREKLQEEIENVQKQASETSSVIKISQSQCTELQQERDALIKKMKMMEHDAMRMKNLEEELARIKRSLESELRLKSQLKEEKDSINKDFTQWKRKCDTHEEKIRQHSLERSALESQFNSVKSEVERLRALLRETEERNRLQLQTLEQERTEIQLLRSSQQKSDGANKCTQTDQPDSSSLVFDGVRKKVTAQQLLDCGVIDKGTFAQLIMGERTVQDVAVDIRLNLKGTGAIAGLAGGPKGKMTFVEAKKQKLLSDESANMLLEAQAATGYMIDPRANVKMTVEEACQNGLVDETDRKQLLIAESACVGFRDPKTAKLLSAWQAMRKGIINRDTALRLLQAQEAAGGILDPILSVYLSKDTAMARDLIDDDLYQALNIKPECYIDPDTGLRANYVTLKKRCKADLTTSLLMLPAPEKPMTVQGLRTEVSVSDLVDAKLLEPSDVESLREGKITSQDIEHRLRAYLRGSTCIAGVYDEANDCTLPVFQAMKNGLLRPGTTLELLEAQAASGFMVDPINNEYCTVEEACKKGLAGVEFKDKLLSAERAVTGYKDPGTNKIISLFEAIERGIIEKGHGIRLLEAQIGSGGIIDPKHSHRIDVDVAYQRGYFGEEMNQILKDEGDDTKGFFDPNTEDNLTYLQLKSRCITDKKTGLVLLPLHDTRKRQLKNSSRKRRVLIVDPESNKEMTVREAYEKKLIDFQTFMELSQQECEWEETVITAPDGSTITAIMDMQTGIQYDLKELLNKGVIDQEVFDKYRSGDITVTQLADMIINKAKTLNKPLSFTASSSSFTSQTTPTTKTIKSEIIQSVQSVSTPQDPSSINSAKHISSMSVKLAPLLETIEEQNPVGAIFDTVKIEKISVCEALKRGILDSITAQQLLEAQACTGGVVNPENGRRMSIQEATRLGILNDEMASRLKLAQKAYIGFEDAKTKRKMSAAEAVKEKMLPYEAGQRFLVFQYLTGGLFDPELGYKRTLEEALQLGWLDMRGAQRLQDTRNHTKNLTCPKTKLRISYKEALEGCMTEENTGVCMLPAATFSSRGISSPYNLSNSGSASGSKSGSLSGSRRGSVDYTLSPSTRNRSLSFSKNSFSTSLFS, encoded by the exons cgaATGCTTGAGACGTCATCATGGGGGGAAGACATATCGACCATCCAGCAGCAGATAGTCAATCACATCACCATTGAAGGCTCCCTGCAGAGGAGTGAGGTGGTTGATAGAGCTCGAGCAGAACTG ATGCATAGCAGAGATCAAAATATAGACATAAACAGATCCAATCTGAACAAACTGGAACAAGAATGGGAGAGTCTTCAG AAAGCGGTGTACCAGAGAGGCATTCAGCTGCAGGAACTGAGGACCATCATAGAGGAGATATCTAATCAGATCATGTGGGTGAAcgacagagaggaagaggagctgATGTTCGACTGGGGCGATAAAAACATAGACGTCTACATCCCGAAGAAAGAGGAGAGCTTTTCA AAACTGATGAGAGAACTGGAGCGGAAGGAAATGGATATGAATGTTCTTAAAGGGAAGGTGGACACTGTGCTGAAGAACACACATCCTGCGTCTGATAAGATCCAG GCGTATATGGATACGCTACAGACGCAGTGGAGCTGGCTTCTACAGATCACCAAATGCATTAACGTCCATCTGAAGGAAAATGCAAAATACAgccag TTCTTCAAGGAGACGACTGACATGAACAGCAAACTCAAGAAAGAGCACGACAACATCCGCAAGAACTTTTCCTGCGATAAGTCGACACCGCTGCACAAATTACTAGAACTTTTACAGGGTCTGGAG AGAGAGCGTGAGCGtttggcagagcagagggagatgGTCCAACAGCTGGTGATAAAATCCAAGAATATTATCAGACTGAAGCTGAGAAACCCCGAGGAGAAAATCAACAGCCAATCACCTGTGCTTGTGCGCGCGCTGTGTGACTTCAGACAAGACGAG AAGGTGATCCGTAAGGAAGATGAAGGGATTCTGAAGGACAACACTGAACGGACCACATGGCAGGTGAGGGGACCTGGAGGAATGGACATGCAGGTGCCTTCGGTCTGTCTGCTGGTGCCGCCACCAAATCCACTCGCCATCAGCCTggcacaaaa GAATTCCCAGTATTATGACGCCATTTTATCAGTGTGGAATCAGCTGTACATCAACATTAAGAGTATGATCTCATGGCAGTACTGTCTGCTGGACATCAACCGCATCAATTCCCTCACCATCAACATG ctgGCCAAAATGGGTCCAGACGAGTCCATGAATATCATCAAAAGTTTGGAGATGCACTTTCAGGAGTTCAAAAAGCATGCTCAGGGTTCAGAGATGTTCGGGGCAGAAGATGAGAAGATTATAGAGAGTCAATTCTCTGGAGCACAGCAACACTATGGCAAACTGGCCGATCAGCTGCCCGCATTCa CTGTGAGCGGAGAGGGATCCGAGTATTCTGCCGCAGTGAGTGTGAAACTGTTGAATGAGCTCTATGCTCTGAGATTGAAGCTGGACGGGGCCGAATCATCCCTCATTTCAATCCTATACATCCCCATAGGAGAGAACGCCCCTGAGGAGTGTTCTCGCCACATCATCAACACGCAG GTCTTTCAGAAAGACGTGGGGTCTCTGAAAGGAGAGTTTTTGAAGCTGCGAGGCTCCGTACAGGCTGAGCTGAAGGATGCAACGAACACCGATAAAGCCAAATACCTGAGCAGTCAACTAGATTTCATTAATCAGGGACTAATTAACATGGAGAACTACACTGAGACTCACCTGCAGAG GTTAAACTCACTGAAGTCCCTGCTGAAGACAGTACATAGAGTGGAGGACGTGGTGAAAGTTTACGAAGCTCGACTCACTGAGAAAGAAACGACTTCTCTGGATCCAGAAGAGATTCGGAAATACCAGGATGTGCTCAGG ACTATGTGCAGCGACTTGGAGCAGAAACAGGATGTGCTGAATTCGCTGCTGGCTGAGTTAAGCACCCTTCTTCAGTTTAATAAGCAGGTGGATCAGGGCCGGTACAAGAGTATTATCAACCTCTCTCAGTATGCTGAACATGTGAACCAGCTGTCAGACCGCTGGAAACGCATTCAGACACAGATCAAGAGCAG GTTGGATGATCTGGATGTTTACCTGCCTCAGCTGCAGCAATACCTGAGCTCTAGTTCCAGTCTCAGCGGTTGGATCGAAGAGACTCAACGGCATATTGATGCGCAGCATATGACGAAGATCGATGACATCAAGGTTAACACCCAACTTGTCAACCAACAGAAG GCATTAAACTCTGATATAAAGGCAAAGAGAGAGCTGTTAGAGACTGTACAGACGGATGGAGAATCCTGCATAAAATCTATCAAG AATTATGAGCTGGAGTTAGCATCTTATGGTGCTGGACTAGAAACATTACTAAACATCCCCATCAAGAGACTTATCCTGCAGTCACCATCTTCTGCTATTTCAGAAGAG GTCTCTTCTTTAAATGCACACTACTTAGAATTACTCACCCGTTCAAGTGATTACTACAAACATCTTGTGGCCTCATTGAAGAACGTAGAAGAACTGAAT TTCAGTAATACCAGGATTGAAGTTCTCAAGGAGGACCTTCAGGAGCTGAGAGACACCATCAAGGACAACAATGTCACGAATGCTTCATTGCAAGAGGCTCTGTTAAAATGCCAGCAGGAGCTGAGTGACTCGCAGCAACAACTGCTTTCTCTGGAGGAGGTCAAGAGGAGTCAAACATTTAAGTGCATGGTCATGCAGGAGAGCCTAGACTCCTCAGAGAACCGTCTGCAAGAGCTTATGGAGCAAATACGCCACCTCAAAAACCAGTTGGAAGATATGGAGAGGAAGAAGAAGATTGTGGAGGAGCGCTGTATTTTTTTGCAGGATGAATACGATGAGACCATGCGCAAGAAGCTCAAGGAAATGGAGCAGGCCAGCTGGGCCAAGTTGGAGTTGGAGAAGACGGTGTCCGATCGGACCCGAGAGGTGGAACGTCTGCGCAGGGAGTTGGAGGATGAGGCGCGGCGAGTGAAGGAGGCACAGGTGGAGATGGCAAAGGTAAGGCAGGAGCACAGCATTGAGATACAAGAGGTGAAGCAGACCTATGAGTCTCAAATCCTCATTACACAAACCAGCATGGAGAGGCTTTCGCAGCAGCAGGAGAGTGATTCGGCCACCATGAATCTGGAATACGAAAGATTGGAAGGAGAGTCTAGAGAGTTGAAAGAGCAACTGAAAAGGCTTCGTCTTTCCCTCATCCAGGAGGAGGCACTGAGGAAGAACCTGGAAGGGGAGGTAAAGAGACTCAGCGGTGTTGGCACTGAGGAAGCCCAGAAGCGGTGTGAGCTGGAAGCTCAGCTCCAGTTGATGCTTAGCCAGAAACAAGAAGCAGACAACAAATGGAAGGAAGTGCAAGGAAGCTCCAATCGGATGCTGCAGGAGAAGAGCATTGAGATCAACCATCTAACGTGCTGTCTTGAGGAGGAGCGACGCATGAAAAGAGCTTCGGAGGCGGAGACAAGGCGACTGGAAGGCGAGTTGGCTGACCTCAAAGCCAAGAATGAAACCTTAAACGAGGAGCTGATGCAGCTTCATTCCTCCCATTGCGAATTGAGCCTCATCCGTGTTGAGTTGGAGGCCCATGCCCTTGAGAAGAGCCGGTCTGAACAGACTATAGCGCGGCAACAAAGCCTCATTCAAGAGCGTCAAGAGGAGGTGAAGCGACTGGAAAGTGAGTTGGTGAAGCAGCGACGAGTGTCAGAAGAGGAGGCTGGAAAACGCAGAAGAGCAGAAATGGAACTTGAAAAGTCTAGCCAGGCCATGCGCGAGTACACGTCTACCATCACCACACTGCGTAAGAGCCAGGAAGAGACCAGTCTTGAGACCAAACAGGTGGATAAAGAATTCAAGCAGCTGCAGGACACCCTGGACCGCACCTTGAAGGAGCACAAAGCGTCGTCTCAGAGTCTGGCCGCTTTGAAAGCTGAGGTGAATACTCTGAGACTACAGTTGACGCAAGAGCAGGGTCACGTCCAAGACGCCAACAAGCGCTACGAGGCCCTTCATCGTAGCATGGAAGAGAAGACAATTGCACTGAACACAAACACCGCTGAGACAGAGCGCCTGCAGAGGCTCAACGAAACGCTTACTAAAGAGCGCCTCCGGCTGGAGGAGGAGTTACGTGCTGTGCGTCTACAGCGCGAGGAGCTGCTTAACGGCAAAAAGAATGAAGACCGGGAAATGACAGAGCAAATCACAGCTTTGCAAAAACAGCTTGACGTCAGTCAGCGTGCCGGTGCAGAGCATGACCGGCTTATACGGCAGCTCtcacgagagagagaaaaactgcaAGAGGAGATAGAAAATGTGCAAAAGCAAGCCAGCGAG ACTTCCTCTGTGATCAAAATTTCTCAATCTCAGTGTACTGAACTGCAGCAAGAGCGCGATGCCCTCATcaagaaaatgaaaatgatggaACATGATGCGATGCGTATGAAAAACCTGGAGGAGGAACTTGCCCGTATCAAACGCTCCCTAGAGTCAGAACTGCGACTGAAATCACAGCTAAAGGAAGAGAAGGACAGTATCAACAAGGACTTTACCCAGTGGAAGAGAAAATGTGACACTCACGAAGAGAAAATACGCCAGCACAGCTTAGAGCGTTCTGCTCTGGAAAGCCAGTTTAACTCTGTCAAGAGTGAGGTGGAAAGGCTGAGGGCCCTACTAAGGGAGACTGAAGAACGCAACAGGCTGCAGTTGCAGACTTTGGAACAAGAGAGGACTGAGATCCAGTTACTGAGAAGCTCACAGCAGAAGTCAGATGGTGCTAACAAATGCACCCAGACAGACCAACCTGACTCTTCCTCTCTGGTCTTCGATGGTGTGCGCAAGAAAGTCACCGCGCAGCAGCTGCTGGACTGTGGCGTGATTGACAAAGGGACATTTGCACAGTTGATAATGGGTGAGCGGACTGTACAGGACGTGGCCGTCGATATCAGGCTCAATCTTAAAGGCACAGGAGCGATTGCAGGGCTTGCAGGTGGGCCTAAAGGTAAAATGACATTCGTAGAGGCCAAAAAACAAAAGTTGCTCTCAGATGAGAGTGCAAACATGTTGCTGGAGGCTCAAGCTGCCACGGGGTACATGATAGACCCCCGAGCTAATGTGAAAATGACAGTTGAGGAGGCTTGTCAAAATGGACTTGTGGATGAAACTGACAGGAAGCAGCTTTTGATTGCAGAGTCCGCCTGCGTTGGGTTTCGGGATCCCAAAACTGCAAAACTCCTGTCAGCTTGGCAAGCCATGAGGAAGGGAATTATCAACCGAGACACAGCTCTGCGTCTACTGCAAGCACAAGAGGCGGCAGGAGGGATCCTTGATCCCATCCTTAGCGTCTATCTCTCGAAAGATACTGCTATGGCCCGTGACCTCATCGATGACGATCTTTACCAAGCTCTAAACATTAAACCAGAGTGCTACATTGATCCTGACACCGGTCTACGTGCCAACTATGTTACCCTAAAAAAGCGATGCAAGGCTGACCTCACCACCAGCTTGCTCATGCTTCCAGCTCCAGAGAAACCCATGACTGTGCAGGGACTCCGTACTGAAGTTAGTGTCTCAGACCTTGTGGATGCAAAATTGCTGGAACCCTCAGATGTGGAAAGTCTGAGAGAGGGCAAGATTACCAGCCAAGACATCGAACACAGGCTTCGGGCTTATCTAAGAGGATCAACCTGCATTGCTGGGGTCTATGATGAAGCCAATGACTGCACTTTGCCCGTCTTTCAGGCTATGAAGAATGGACTTCTGCGACCAGGCACTACCTTGGAGCTTCTGGAGGCCCAGGCCGCCTCAGGTTTCATGGTGGATCCTATAAACAATGAGTACTGCACAGTAGAGGAGGCCTGCAAGAAAGGGCTCGCAGGTGTGGAATTCAAAGACAAGCTTCTTTCCGCCGAGAGAGCCGTCACTGGGTACAAAGACCCTGGAACCAACAAGATCATCTCGCTTTTTGAAGCCATTGAGCGTGGAATCATTGAGAAAGGTCACGGCATTCGCCTGTTGGAGGCTCAGATTGGAAGTGGTGGAATTATTGACCCTAAACACAGTCACAGAATTGATGTCGATGTGGCATATCAGAGGGGCTACTTTGGTGAGGAGATGAACCAGATTCTGAAAGATGAAGGAGATGACACGAAGGGTTTCTTTGACCCCAACACGGAGGATAATCTAACATACCTGCAGCTGAAGAGCCGCTGCATCACGGATAAGAAGACAGGACTGGTGCTGCTGCCTCTACACGATACAAGAAAACGCCAGCTAAAGAACTCCTCAAGAAAGAGAAGGGTGTTGATCGTTGATCCAGAAAGTAATAAAGAGATGACGGTACGAGAAGCCTACGAGAAAAAACTCATAGACTTCCAGACATTCATGGAATTGTCTCAGCAAGAGTGCGAATGGGAGGAAACAGTCATCACTGCCCCGGATGGCTCTACCATAACAGCCATAATGGACATGCAAACAGGCATTCAGTATGACTTGAAAGAACTGCTTAATAAGGGTGTCATTGACCAAGAGGTATTTGACAAGTATCGCTCAGGAGACATCACAGTCACACAGCTTGCTGACATGATCATTAACAAGGCGAAGACCCTCAACAAACCTCTGAGCTTCACTGCCTCTTCATCGTCATTCACATCCCAAACGACACCGACAACCAAGACCATCAAAAGTGAAATCATACAATCTGTGCAAAGTGTTTCTACTCCACAAGATCCATCCTCAATAAACAGTGCCAAGCATATCTCCAGCATGTCAGTCAAACTGGCCCCATTATTAGAAACTATAGAGGAGCAGAATCCAGTTGGAGCAATTTTTGACACTGTGAAGATAGAGAAGATCAGCGTGTGTGAAGCCCTGAAGCGAGGAATACTCGATTCTATCACTGCACAACAATTGCTCGAGGCACAAGCATGCACCGGTGGGGTCGTCAATCCTGAAAATGGCCGCCGCATGTCTATTCAGGAAGCAACCCGTCTTGGCATACTGAATGACGAGATGGCTAGCAGGCTAAAACTTGCCCAGAAGGCGTATATTGGCTTCGAAGATGCGAAAACAAAGCGCAAGATGTCCGCCGCCGAGGCAGTCAAAGAAAAAATGCTTCCGTATGAGGCTGGACAGCGCTTCCTTGTGTTCCAGTATTTAACCGGTGGTTTGTTTGACCCAGAGCTTGGGTACAAACGTACGCTCGAGGAGGCCTTGCAGCTCGGATGGCTTGACATGAGAGGAGCTCAGAGGCTCCAAGATACACGCAACCATACCAAAAACCTAACCTGCCCCAAGACCAAGCTGAGAATATCCTacaaggaggctctggagggttGCATGACCGAGGAGAACACAGGCGTCTGCATGCTTCCTGCAGCCACATTTTCATCACGTGGAATCAGCAGCCCCTACAACCTTTCCAATTCAGGATCTGCTTCAGGGTCTAAGAGCGGCTCTCTAAGTGGATCCCGTAGGGGCAGTGTGGACTACACTTTGTCCCCTTCTACCAGAAACCGCAGCTTAAGCTTCAGCAAAAACTCCTTTAGCACAAGTTTGTTCTCCTAA